The genome window TCAATAACAGCGTGGATATTGATTCTGAACATCAATTGGAGATTGCTCAATTGCTATCGGGAACACTGGTACTTGATATCTATAATAACACCAACATTCCCGCAACACTGACAATTTCACTGCCTGATATAAAAGAAGGCGGTATTTCTTTTCAGGTAGATCAGCCTATTTTAGCTCAGCAACAGAATACATTAATATATGATCTCAGCGGCTATACTATTGAACCTCTTGATCAAACCATGCCGCAGGGATTGAGCGTAGATGTTAGCGCCGACGTTGCTTCATCAAGTCCTTACGAAGTAACAATAAATGCCAACGACGATTTCCGCGTAGCGGCCACTCTGCAAAATTTCAACATCGGAAATGTGCAGGGCATTATTGCTCCCACATCGGCCAATTTTGATTCAATCCAGCAGGAAATTGAGATACCAACCGGTTTTGATCAGATGCAATTGCCGGCGGCGGTGATTGTTCTCGAAGTAGAAAATACTGTCAACATCCCCGGAAGTTTTAATATCAGCGTTGATGGCGATCAAGGCCAGCATAAGACTATAACCGGAAATATTGCCCCCGGGACGCAGGCAAACCCCGTTACGACAATAATTGTAGATAGTAACCTTGCTTCATTTATGGATCCGATTCCGGAAGTCTTTACTGTTGCCGGAAGCGCCACGTTTGGCGACGGTGTATCCCAGGGATCCATAAGCTCCAGTGATTATATTGTCACCAAAGTAACCCTATCTTCACCGCTGGAAATGGTTATTGACTCATCTACATTTGATGGTGAGTGGGAAGATACGAATCTTGATATAGACAGCGGCATAGTCAACAGCCTCAAACTGGCTAATTTTTTCGCGACCTTTGAAAACCACCTACCGGTCGGTTTATCGGCTGAAATACTATTGAACGGTGATTCGGCAACATTATATACCAATCCTGAAGTGATTTTAGGTCCTATCGATGTTCCGGCCGGGAATCTCAATCCCGACGGCACCGTATCCTCGGCCATAATTACTGAAAACATCGTGACAATGGATTCTATCTCGGTTCTGGTTCTCAATAATGACTCTTTATGGATCGGTGAGTTGATAACTCTGCACAGTACCAATGGGACATCGGTGAAAATGAGCGCTTCGGATTATTTGAAAATTACCGGATACATTGAGATTGATTTCAATTTTAGCGAAGATCTGTGGGAGGATTAATCATGACCGGTAATTTATTTTCAAAAATTGATCAGGGGGCCAATATGAAAAAGGTTATTACTTGTGCCATCTGTCTTCTGGGAATTCTTGCTGTGACTTTTAATCCAGCCCTGGGCTCAGGGCTATCAAATGCTCGCGCAATTGGAATGGCCGGAGCATACTCATCCCTGGCCCGCGGGTTTGACTGTCCCTATTTCAATCCTGCTAATCTCGGGATAGAAGGCAAAAAAAATAACGGCTTTCAACTTGTGGGTGTAGGCGCCGCCATATCCAATAACAGCTTTTCTCTGGATGATTATAACAAATATACCGGAGCGACCTTGAGCGAAGGCGATAAAGCGACTCTTTTAAGTAAAATCCCCGCGGAAGGATTAAAGGTTTCCGCTGATGTCGAAGCCAGCGCTCTATCCTTTGGATTTGGCAACATAGCCATTTCATTCTCGGGATATGGAGCGGCTGAAATCAGTATCAGCCATGCCGTGGCGGAGCTTCTTCTCAACGGCAACACCTTAAATGACACGCTTACCCTCAATGGAACTTACGGCGAAGGATTTGGCGTCGCATCCGCTAATTTTTCTTATGGACGCCGCCTTTATCATAAAGGCGACCGTCAATTAGCCGCCGGTTTGACATTCAAATATGTCAAAGGTTTCGGGTATGAAGAAATTACACACCTAAACGGCGAGGCTGTTACACTGGCAACCGGATTTGAAGGTTCCGGCAGTATAGTGTCTCGAACGGCTCTGGGCGGCAGCGGTTATGCCGTCGATCTGGGTGGCTCATTGAAATTGAACAATAGCTATACGGTCGGGGTGACGGTTTTTAATATTCTAAACAATATCTCCTGGAACAAAGATACCGAGGAACATCGCTATTCATTCGAATTCGATACTCTGACAGTCACCAATATGAGTAAAGATGATATCATTACTTCTTCCGATACAACCGTTGCCATACCGAATTTTTCAACCAAACTGCCTTCCAAAATCAGGTTTGGATTCGCAAAAACCACGGGGTCGCTGCTCTGGGCCGTCGAATGGGAACAGGGATTTAAGAAGGCAGCAGGCAGCAGTTCCAGGCCACGGATAACCTCCGGAGCCGAATATCATCTTTTGAGCTTTTTGCCAATACGAGCTGGTTTCGGCATTGGAGGCAAAAGAGGCGTCACGTATGCTGGCGGCCTGGGGATTAATGCCTCAGCCGTATTTTTAGATTTCGCGATTGCCAGCTACAATGCCATCAGCGGAGCATCAGGCAAGGGTTTGAATTTTGCGCTCAACATGGGTTTCAGAATCTAAGAGTTAATGATGCCGGAATTGTTTATTGCCAAAAGATTCTATGTGATAGTGATTGCACTGTTTATAGGTATGGCCGGATTGTCACCGGCCATGCCTCCTCATCCAAAATTGAAGAGTAAAATCTCCTCCGGCGAGATAATATATCCCGATTGCAATAAATCAATTACGTCTGCAGACATGCGGGAAAAACGAAATATTGCACAAAAAAATAAATCATCACTAAATTCCGGTCCATTCAGAGTTTTGTGCTTGCTCGTTGATTTCTCGGATAACCTTTCGCAGACGCAATCATCGTTTTTGGATACATTGATATTTGAAAACCAATCGGGTACCGTAAGAAATTACTATAACGAAATTTCTTACGGTCAAATTGATATTGTTTCCATAAACCTTCCCTCGACGCTGGGCTGGAACCGAGCGCCGCAGGAATATGCTTTTTACGTAGATGATAACTATGGAATAAATTCAGCCTACCCCAATAACTCACAAAAACTATGTGAAGATTTGGTAGATTTGGCTGATGCTAATATAGATTATTCACAATATGATAACGATGGCGATGGGTATGTCGATGTTATTATGATTGTTCATTCCGGGCCAGGCGCCGAATTTTCCGGGAATACCGCCGATATGTGGTCGCATAAATGGGCTATCAAACCGCGCAGCAAAGACGGAGTCTATATCAGCGATTATACCGTTATGCCGGAATATTGGAATTCACCGAATGATTTGACCATGGGCGTTTACTGTCATGAATTGGCTCACGCCTTTGGCTTGCCGGATTTGTACGATGAAGACAACGGTTCTTACGGAACCGGTAGTTATTCTTTGATGTCGATTGGATGCTGGAATGGATACTTAGGAGATAGTCCGGCCCACCCCGATGCATGGAGTAGGATTCAATTGGGCTGGTTAACGCCGATTAATATCATATCAAGCCAATCGAACGCCGCTATTCCAGAAGTAGAAAATAATTCGGTAGCTTATCGCCTGTGGATAAACGGCGTCATTGGCGATGAATATTTTCTGGTAGAAAATCGACAGCGCGTCGGATACGACGCGGCTCTCCCCGGTTCAGGCTTATGCATATGGCATATAGATGAAGGATTGACTCATAATAATTATGAATGGCATCCCGCCCATGATGCTTTCGGTAACTATTTAGTGGCCCTGGAACAGGCTGACAACCTATATCAATTGGAAAAGCTTATCTCGACTGGCGATGCCGGCGATCAATTTCCAGGCACGAATAACGTCAATGAATTCGCGCCATGGACGAATCCAGGCTCAAATAGTTATGCTGGTGACACTACTCTCGTATCGGTAACCAATATTTCCAATAGTGGCGAGATTATGTATGCCGATTTCTCCGTTTCGCTCGCTTCGGATAATGAACAAAACCCAGGAGGCGAAGGCGCCAGTTTATCTCTTCCCGGCATAATCCTGGAGCAAAATTATCCCAACCCCTTTAATCCCATCACCACGATAAGATTCACATTAGCCAATACCGGGCACGTTGGGATTAAAATTTACAATATACTGGGGGAAATAATTTCAGAATATGATAAAGGTATAATGCCGTCCGGAACATATAGTTTTCAATGGAACGGTACCGATAACGCCGGGAACACCCTGCCGAGCGGAATATATCTTTATGAATTCATAACCGACAACAGTTATGAAGTTCGAAAGATGATTCTCGCTAAATAATGTCTTTTACGTACCCGGAGCTATTCGATACATCGGAAATTGAAGAGTAACCCCCGAAGAGTTGTGAACCGTTAACGGTGAAGCTTTTGCGCTATTCATCCTTTACAGTAGAATAATCAAAATCAGCTTCGATGTTTCGCCCTTGACTCTTTTTCTCCCGTTTTAACTGCATATAACATGTCTTGCAAAGCTTAGGATCCTCTGTATATCCTTTCTCTGCAAAATACTCCTGTGCGGCAATTGTAAATACAAACTCCTCGCCACAATCGCCACATATCAGGATCTTCATTTCAAAACCTGAACTCATGATCCCCCTCTCGGATCGAATTAATTACTTCCCTGTAAATAGTCCTGCAATAATTCCAATTTGCCTTAGTTGAGATTTACGTTTATATACCACCGTCATATATTCTTGTCAACATAAAACAATAGTAATTTATGTTTATACAATAAAGTGTTTTGGACCTATGCTTTTCAGAGCATTAAGGTATTCTTTCAGAGCAGGGCTCCTCCCCTCCTTTGAAGATTGCGCTAATTATCCTCACCGCATCCCCAACATTCACTCCACCATCACAATTGGCGTCGCCGCATTCCATAATCGGCATAGGTGGAAGACCATCTTTGAAAATAAAATTTATCAGATATATGGCGTCGCCGACATTCATTTGTCCGTCATTATTGGCGTCACCATAAGGATGTAACTTGGTAGTCAAGTAATAATAGTTGCCGGAAGATAATGATGTAACCGTTATCGGCGTGATAATTACTTTATCGAAATCTTCTATGTGCGGTTTATAAACGTAAAGCGGTTCGTTGGCGGAGGCGGTATAATGAGATATTTCGTTGGCATCCCCGGACATGAAGATTGTCCCGATACCCCATCGGACGACCGGCCTGCCTTCCAAAATAGCTTCAAATATACCCTTATCATCCGGTCCAACCTCGAATTCAACATAACTGCTGGCTAATCCGAATGGCTGTTGTACAGGCAAAATTGAATCATGTACCAAAGTCGTATGATATCTATCAATGGGTACCTCAGGATAATTAATCGCTTCAGAGTAATAATTATCT of Candidatus Zixiibacteriota bacterium contains these proteins:
- a CDS encoding DUF5723 family protein; this encodes MTGNLFSKIDQGANMKKVITCAICLLGILAVTFNPALGSGLSNARAIGMAGAYSSLARGFDCPYFNPANLGIEGKKNNGFQLVGVGAAISNNSFSLDDYNKYTGATLSEGDKATLLSKIPAEGLKVSADVEASALSFGFGNIAISFSGYGAAEISISHAVAELLLNGNTLNDTLTLNGTYGEGFGVASANFSYGRRLYHKGDRQLAAGLTFKYVKGFGYEEITHLNGEAVTLATGFEGSGSIVSRTALGGSGYAVDLGGSLKLNNSYTVGVTVFNILNNISWNKDTEEHRYSFEFDTLTVTNMSKDDIITSSDTTVAIPNFSTKLPSKIRFGFAKTTGSLLWAVEWEQGFKKAAGSSSRPRITSGAEYHLLSFLPIRAGFGIGGKRGVTYAGGLGINASAVFLDFAIASYNAISGASGKGLNFALNMGFRI
- a CDS encoding M6 family metalloprotease domain-containing protein gives rise to the protein MMPELFIAKRFYVIVIALFIGMAGLSPAMPPHPKLKSKISSGEIIYPDCNKSITSADMREKRNIAQKNKSSLNSGPFRVLCLLVDFSDNLSQTQSSFLDTLIFENQSGTVRNYYNEISYGQIDIVSINLPSTLGWNRAPQEYAFYVDDNYGINSAYPNNSQKLCEDLVDLADANIDYSQYDNDGDGYVDVIMIVHSGPGAEFSGNTADMWSHKWAIKPRSKDGVYISDYTVMPEYWNSPNDLTMGVYCHELAHAFGLPDLYDEDNGSYGTGSYSLMSIGCWNGYLGDSPAHPDAWSRIQLGWLTPINIISSQSNAAIPEVENNSVAYRLWINGVIGDEYFLVENRQRVGYDAALPGSGLCIWHIDEGLTHNNYEWHPAHDAFGNYLVALEQADNLYQLEKLISTGDAGDQFPGTNNVNEFAPWTNPGSNSYAGDTTLVSVTNISNSGEIMYADFSVSLASDNEQNPGGEGASLSLPGIILEQNYPNPFNPITTIRFTLANTGHVGIKIYNILGEIISEYDKGIMPSGTYSFQWNGTDNAGNTLPSGIYLYEFITDNSYEVRKMILAK
- a CDS encoding zinc-ribbon domain containing protein, encoding MSSGFEMKILICGDCGEEFVFTIAAQEYFAEKGYTEDPKLCKTCYMQLKREKKSQGRNIEADFDYSTVKDE